CCAATAATTAACTGCAATAAATACAAGTTTCAGATTGTATTATTTATCACTGTATACACATTTACCATTAATTCAGCATGACACAGTTTTCTTgaatttaaaataacttttcttCTAATGATCTCTAAGGATTGATACACACATGAAGGGttaaacattcaaaatgttagAAATCTCCCACAGACTCCACTTCCTGTCCTCATCCTGACATCAGGACAGCCTTAATAATCTGTTTTATGTCTGAGACTCAAAACAGATGATTGGTTTTTTATCATAGTTACATTATGTGCAGTGCTACTTTGTTAGGAAAATCATTGTTAGGAAAACTTTTGGACAGTGTGTTGATGTTGGGAAGTTTCTTCCTACGGTGACAGCCCAGATTTTTAATTGAAAGATGCAACAAAACCTAAATTACATTCTCAGATTCTTTTGGAAGATTAAGATTTTAGGACAAATTGGTCCCTCCATAGTGGGAATGGCATAGCTGCGATGTCAAGCCCGCACATGAGAACAGCTGTAGGAATAGTGCTCAAATTAGTTGTGGATAAATGATGAAGAACAAAGATTAAGTAATCATTTTAACTGAATCATCTGGGTTCTACATTCTTTGTCTCCAGGGAGTCTGTAATTATCCTCTTAACTGCGTAACAAAGAAACCATTGGTATTTGAGATATGAAGCTGCGCAAAACAGAGGCATAAATTAATTTGGATACAAATAACTGTCTTTTATTAATCTTCACATATTCCAAAAGGCCGAGCTGGTTATTTCTTATCATAAAAGTATCTATAATCTTGAGAAAAATGTGAGAGCCAAAAACTTATTTTGTCAACTGATCTTATATGTGGAATAAACTTATCTGtattgaggaaaaaacaaaagcagagagcACAAAAAGTTTCATCCGCCGACATAACTGCACAGAGCGGGCACATGTTTCTTTAATAAGGATGAAAGCGCGGCGCTCTTGTAACCGGATCTCTCTGTAGCAAGCAGCTTTCCATCAAGGAACAGCAGGATCCTCTCTTTAACCCAGGAGCATCAGGACAGATGGGACCATGACACGCGAAGCCAAACACGCACAGACCTTAATTCAGAGCGTGACAGACATTGAGAGGATTTCTGTGATCTCACGGATGCATTGGGTTATGAATTTCAAGGGAAGGAGCAGCAAATAAGGTGGCATAAAGAACATCTGTAACACCTGTACTCATTGCTCACACCTGCGCTCCTCTCTGTCGTCATGACACTGTTTCACAGGATGCGCTCCCCTGCCGAGTGCATTGAGCTGACAGCTCTGTGATGAATTCTGTGATGCTGGGGGTCAGAGGTTAAAGGTTAGGGGTACTCCAGCTGGCAGCCAGGGCTGCAGTGGACTCCAGTGAGGAAGCATTCAGTGGCTGGAGCAGGAGGGGAGGAGGCTgaatgtgtttctctctctgttttgtttgatgTACTCCACCCTCAAggctttcttttccttttagtGATGGCATGAACCATAGATAtgctgaaatattaaataaagctgaaaaaacATAGCATTTTATAGGCCTTTATCTCTAAAAGTTCGAGAAGCTATAAtaagtatttttatgttaacaatggatcacaCTTGTATGTGAAAAGGCTCACTCgaagtgatgaacccacagataattatcacccgactctgcagcCCCCCTCACCATTGCGTTCCTTTTGGCAATTTTCGGCTCATCGTTTTGGTTTTCcgactgttttgtttcactctgtCCGCTCTCATACCGTACACTTCTTGCCCAGTACTAAACGTCAGACAATCAAAGGTAGTGAGTAGCTGGAAAACATAGTTTAGCAGCTAACGAAcgagatatttccctcaggaattACAGAGACCAAGAAGGAGAgggaatattggacttacattcatcagatgCAGAAACATGACTCTAATGAACACTAATGCTGCTCCATATGTGCTCGATTGGTAAATAcgcaactgtttgctaacaagttcgtATTCTAACTGGCCCCAAGTAGCCAAAAAATCTGATATTGCAGGTTAAAAAttcaggaaagaaaaaaatattatgaaGCCAAAGCTGTGAAGTGCTGTGAGTCACGTTTCTGTAGTTCCCTAGTTTATCCTGTAGAGGGCGCATCTCTTAATTATAACACCACATGTGGCAAGTGTTGGCATGATGTGTGATTCATTTAACAGAGTTTTCCAAAACATTAGTTCTCCTAGAgtggaaaatgtgtttaatgagaAGCatacaaaacacagtaaatagCCATTAAACTTACTTTAACAGCTCCCACATGTTTACTGAGTTTATGAGGGGTGTGATTGAGGGAGGATAAGGGTGtacggtatgtgtgtgtgagagagagagagagagagggaggaggaccaCCTGAGCTTTCCCTCTCATTATTGTGTCTCTAATAAAATATTTCCATGGTCGATACACACTGACAAGGCAGAGTAATGGCTCTGTGGCTTCAAGCAGCTAGCATTGCTAATGGCCATCTTTCACACATATACTCAGAATAGCTGCCCTGGATAAAAAGGTCAACCATATTCCCCTGCGTTCCCCtctcagacagacaaagagcaTCCCAGTCTTCTGTCATCTGTTACAtaacagaaagaggagaaagttcctatttctgtttgtctcctgcagctcctggtTCATCTCCCCTCGTCTCCTTCAGCTGTCATCAGCGCTATTGTAGCTGGGAAAGGCATTACCTGTGGAGCCGGTTAGTCAGGTGGCTCCGGGGCCCCAGACTGACTGGCTCATCACTCCCCTCATTTTAACCCCTCTAAAATCCCACCTCTTCATTGAggagacattttatttatactaCACTTTTCTCAAGACcagaacattaaaacatgttaaagtcagTGTCAAAGCTAAAACGCCTGCATGCAACTGTTGAGCAGATGGCTCACTAATTCTTTTGTGTGTCAGCTTCGCAAGTCTGACAGCTCAAATCGTCGTCACAACATCTCATGTTTGCCTCCGCTCTTCCATGGAGGTCCTCCCCCAAGCCCTGTAATTCGTGCGGTTAAACTCCACCGTGAGCTGTCTAATGTGTGTTTAATGGGTGTTGGTGGAGCATCAATTAAGTTAATTGTAGATCATTGAGTTAATTTTAGTTATTTAGAAAACCCCAGCTTTCCTAAACGTTGTGAGTGTGGGGGGATATGACGGAAGACTGTGAGTAAAAACAGAGGAGGTGGTTAGCCTCAAATACAGCCCTGAGCCTAGAGACGACCTTTACAGGATTTACTGATAGTAATGACGGTGGTGATGAGGATTTGGTGCTGATGATTGTGTTAGTGTGGAGGAGGGACTTCTCTGTTTTCATCCGAGGCATACAACATGTCAATTATTACAtttcaaatacagtatgtgttgagGTTTAGTGTGGAGTCTGATGTCTCCGGCTGATCGCCGCCTGTTGAatattctgttttctatttgtttctCTACCAGTGGAGAAGGCTTGATAAAGATGCCACTTAAAGTCAAGTAGAAACACGATGACTGCATTCCTCTCAGTCTTAGCAGTAATAAgctgtttgtggttttgggGCAGAGCCAGGACATCGGATTCTGCACTTAAAGTTACAATTTGAAGAAAGTGCTGTCATCAGTGGCAATGACATATTAATCTACTGTATCTGACTGCACATTGTGCACGCGTGTATGCTGCACATGGCACACTCTTACACCTAACGCAACAAAACAGAGACATTATGCAAAATAAAGCCAGGTTCATTTTAAATGGGAATTCAGTCAAATATTCATTTTGGTGGTTTCCCCCATAAATTGCTGCAAGCTGCAACATTTGGAGCATGTTCACCATCCCAGAATTACGGGCGTAAATCATGACTTACTGCTGCATTTAAATAGTTACAGACAGGCAATTTATTCTTGGCTCCTTCTTCGCATTTTGTGCAAtaactctgtatgtgtgtgtgtgtgagcgcatatgtgtgtgtttcacagttTATTGGCAGGCAATCATTACTTGCTGACAACTCCCATTCGTTCTGCTCTTTACTGTTGCCCTTACATTTTCTAAAAGGCTTGTCATTCACATGATACATGCACATTCATACATCGtaccaccacaaacacacacacacacacacctcaccaAGCGCAAGTATGCAGTGTGAAAGGcaggaaaacatattttctcatgcACTTGGCAGATCAAATAGAGCCTCTGATGGCTTCTAGAGGTGTCAGGGCACAATCTGTACACACCACATATAAAGATTCAATTATCCTCATATCACCTGCAGCCAGTATGAAAGGGGCGAagcgggggggagggggggggggggctcatTAAGAAATATTCCACCAtctcttttacttgttttgctCCCAGGCTCGATAATTACACTACATAAACTTCTTCACCACCAAAGATAGGTGCTGTGGATACAAATTCCTAGTGACACATGGGCCATACATCATCCCTGTCAGATacaataacatgtaaatatgtgtttggtTTTTAATCTATGAACCCATCAAAGCGGTAAAAGTGCATgttgatattaaaacattttttatagattgtgtttttattgaaggtatattttttatgattatagAGACACATTTAAGTGACTACAAAATGCAAACTTCAAAAGATTAAATAGTTCCacagattacacacacatacctcgTCTGCATCACACAGACAAACTACCTTTgcagacttttcttttttttctgacacttCATCATCTTGCTCCTACATCTGATCCATCTTTCACTGTAGTGACTGACGCACCTTTCTTTCCAATGGAGAAAGCTGGACTCATTTTTCTGAGCCGCAGCACTCTGCCAACCAGAGGCTGGTTAGACCTCAGAGGAGcttgtttttcatgtaattCTGCAGGACCATTGGCAGTTCAGGGGAGCACAGTCCTGTGGTAAATCTGTGATGGTAGCTGTTGGGCCTCCAGGCTTCACATGAAAGCTGTTCCACTGATGTGTGCAGGACACAGGGGGTGGATTGGTGGAAGCTTCAGCACACTTTATCCATCAAACCTCACTTTCAAGGCTTGAGGCTGTGGGATGTCTGCTCACAGGGTTGTGGTTTCTGGGAGACCGACAGAGCATTTCCATAATGGCCTCAATGTCAGTTTAACAGCCAGTTTGTCCCCTGTATAACTGtaacattgtttttattattgtcttcAAGAAGTctcatttaaaggaatagtttgacattttttgaaaaataattattagctTTCTTGCTGCGAGTTAgacaagaagattgataccgCTTTCAAACCAGTATggtagccagttagcttagcttagcacaaatactggaaacaaggggataCAGCTAGCCTGGCGCCGTCCACAAGTGACAAAATCTGTcttccagcacctctaaagctcactaattaacatgttatatctcgttagtttaatctataaaaatatattgcaCAGTCAAGAAATAGTCCAACACATAACACCCCCATAAAACCGCAACTTGCCATTTTTTGACTTTGGTTTTTATATGGGAACAAATGAGATATTTAGCGTTAATTAGTAAGTTAGCGGGCAGATTTTTATCTGCCTTTGGACAGAACTacactagctgtttccccctgcttccagtctactaagctaagctaaccagctgttggctgtagcttcatatttagcgtacaCTTTGTACACTCTCTCGGCAAGAAAAGCgtacttcccaaaatgttgaaacatCCCTTTCAATGTGGAGTCCGAATACAGTAATAAAAGTAGAAACGGTAGCCATTTCCTTACTAGTATACCACAGACGATCTTATATAGATGATGGGTGTTTGCACGAGGAGCCTTTTTGGGTGGAAGACAGTAGACCACTCAGTGACCTGGGGGTTGGGCTAGTCGAGGGGTAACATTGGACTCGTACAGACACATATGGATCTGATAGTGAAGGTAGATAACCAGCAGACGCGGTGGAGCCATCCCTTGAACAGGCAGGAAGTGTGTGGCGTGTCTGTCTGCTCCTGTTGTActtacattgtgtgtgtgtgtgtgtgtgttgtgtgttgtgtgtgctcAGTCCTGTTGTCATGAGACATTATTAACCCATATGTTAACTTAATGACTCCTACTGTTGtatgaagagtgaaagaggtGAAGTGAAGTGTTCTCATGACTTAAAGGGAGAAAACTCTGCAAACTCTCACACAGCTTGATGGAAGGATCTCTTGACACTGAAACAttgagctgaaattaaattacGTCCCTGTGTGGTGTATATGTTATGTTAGATTAGTTTAAATTACTTTATGGCTGTGTATTTTAACTTAGATATGTTTAACATAGTCTTAGTTAAAAGTTTTCTGTCTTGGCCGCATATCAGAAAAATGTACTCAATAAACTCAGTTATAATTCAAACAACTTCTGTACATCAAACATGAATCTGTTTTAGTCGAAACTGTGGGTTTTACAGTGTGATAGGATCTTGGCACAGACATAGATCAGAGCTGACATACTCAACAGTTACTTTAATGAGCGTTGAGCCTGGCACTAAGATCACAGACCGATCATCTGCCTCCAATCTGTCCTCCTgcagtggatgtgtgtgtggacgGTAATTAgttgttttaattgattgaaGCTGTACAGTAGGAGGGAGTCTGTCTGCGTCTGAGAAGGTTCCTGTGAACGTAAGCCAAGCACGAGGGTTTGTGCCATTATCATGGCAAAAAAGAACAATAATACACGTTAGAATATAAAAAACATGATACAAAGCAGGAAAGAAATCACTGATAAATTATAAGTTAAGTTAAATTATAACttaaattttgtaaaaataCAAGTCACTCAGTTAAAAGAAGGacacttaaaaacacagagatttaaaaacatgttcctAAAATGCCCCAAGCGAAACTAAACTTTTCATAGCTCAGGATCGAGCTCGGGGAACAGGCAGCGGGATGCGGATGTGGGACAGGAAGTCTTAGGAGCAGGTTTGGTAGGTTTTTGTATTCCAACCTAACAGAGATTAAATGTTTGCTTGTAGTTTATTGAAGTGTTTTGTAGATAaatttgtgtcagtgttttcttgTGTATGGGGCGCACAGGCACGAATAGCAAACTTATCAACAGTGATAAAACTGAGTGTTGAATAGTAacttcttattttattatttgatgaTAAAGTGCTGATAAGAAGTCAGAAAGACATTCtcatttattatattgtaatacataataataaactaTTTATATTGCACTGTAGTGACATAAAGCCCAAGCAGTTGAAGAAAAGATTACACCATGATAAAGATATGTTGGCCTCAGCTTTAAGGCCATACGGCATTATTACTTTGTTGTCACTGACTGCTGATAAGGAAGATTAATCACATAATATGTAGTTATAATACTGATAACTGTATTAGTTCGGTATAGAATACAGTATTTTTGATCTATTGACTGTCTCTGCATGTCAAAATCATCGGACAAGAATCACGGcatagtaaaataataaaaaaggccCTTATCTTATTCTGACCAGATCACTCTTATTAGACTTGATGACAGAATTTGAATTTGCAATAAATGTTGGCACAGAGATAGttattttgacaaaatgttGCTAAAGgcacttttttaaagaaacaatgAGCCACTTTGTTATGTGCAACACAGACTAGATTCCTTATCTAGTGATATAACAACTGAGCACTGATGTTCCTACATTCGGAAGATACAAAGGTCAAGAAAACATAACCGGTTTATTGGTGGAACTTTGGTCCCTCGTTTCCACGGGAGGTGAACTGGGGGGAACATTTCTTTTGTAGATCCAAAACGCTGAGCTGAAACAGAGACAACATGTCCAGGTAAGCAGCTGCCTGTCTTTTCCTATAATGTCTATTAACCTGGTTTTAATGCTTCAATATGTATAGATTGCTTTTTTCAACCTGAGACTAAAGACTGTGTGTCATCTTTTGAATCTGAACATTAACCCTGAGTCTCTTTCTTTGTAGGATTTCTCTAATCGTGTGTATCTTTCTGATATGTGGCGTCACAGCAAAACCGTATAAACCCTGGGTATGTATATATTCCTCTCAGCTTTCTAGAATATTACACTGTATAGACTCAACAGCTTCAAATCACATGATACATTAttcctgatgaatgtaaattgAAAGTTCTGTGTGTATGGTCAATAACTTGTATTGGGGCAGCAGTTATGTAATAtctgtggcttttttttctcagaatcaACTCACACATGAAGCATTCCTGGATACGGTTATGTAAGTTGTAATTTCCTTAAACTATGAATGTGAATAATCTTCTCTTGGACCGAGGAAACGCAGATTGAGATTGCGTAATATTTATTTCAGGTCAGTAGACGCCACAGGGAAGATGTCCTGGAGAGTGGAAGTGGAGCCTCCGGAGGACATGGATGAGACTCAGCATGACATTGACCCCAGCATGATGATCTGGAAGAAGATGACAGGCACTGGCCAGGAAAAACAGCCCCTGAAGCCAGAAGAAGACCTGGATGAGCTGTACCATCCGTCTGTGGCTGATCTGCTCAAAGTTCAAACACACAACCTTGACGCCCTCCCTGCTGCCGACATCCAGTCAGAGCCCTCACAGAAAAATGCCAACTCAGAGTACAATCTCGTGCCAGAGGAAGATAGAGATGACATTGATCACCCTGTTTTCAGTAACGTGGCCTTCGAAGAACCTGAGCAGGACTGGGATGAAATCTACCGCAAAGCGAACAAGGAGCTGGATGCATATCTGGCCCCACTAGTCGCTGAACACAAATCCGGCGCCGAGTTCCGAGCTCCGGACCTTGCACAGTATCATCACTATGAGCTGCTGAGACGTGAGGTCAGAGTTCACCTTCAGCCAGAGGAGGACATGGACGACTTGTACCATCTAGACTTCCAACAACCCATCCCTCGCCACGATGATGCCAAAGCTGCCGCTCCTGTTGATCAGCCGTCTCAGAGGAAGTACAGCGAGCCAGAGGAAGATCTGGATGATCTGCACCACCTCTGATCGCTCAGCAACAACTCAACATGTGTAGACTCTTATCATTTATAATCAGCTGATATAATGTGGCTGCAGCAGGAGTTTCATTTGACTCTATTAAACCACAACaagaataaatacatataaatccTAATATCACTTGTATGTATCCTGTTAATAAAGATACTTTAACACACTCAACAAagactttgtgtgttttatttattgaaggGGGTACAAAATCATTTCCACCTCACGCATACTCAAGacaatatttacagtattaatcacaaattaacaggaataaatcatgtttttatgtattcaCAGCTTTTAGTGGAGAGGCCCGACTGAACAAGATTGAAAATAATTATGCAAAAATGAGCAGTTTCTCTTGATTTAATTGGAATGACATTTGCAACTggaatcacagaaaaaaaacaacaactcataaacgaaaagaaaaaaatgagccAATACTCACATATCTTAGATTATCATTAcgttaaatgtgtgtgtgtgtgtgtgtgtgtgtgtgtgtgtgtgtgtgtgtatcactgTAGCAGCTCGGCAGGAATGACCCCCTTCTTCAGTATCAGGTTACCATATAGAGCAGTTTCCCTGTGTAGACAGAGCACAGGAAACTATTTTTACTTATCAGCTGCATTtttagaaaatgtgtcaaatattGGTGGAGATTTTATAGTCTTCTGATGTACAAATGTTAATCTCCAGTAATTAAAATCCCACAGACCATGAacacatttcaagtaaagaaagTTTGAGACTCCACTGCTAAAGGCTCTACTAGTGATG
This genomic stretch from Thunnus albacares chromosome 14, fThuAlb1.1, whole genome shotgun sequence harbors:
- the si:ch211-217g15.3 gene encoding uncharacterized protein si:ch211-217g15.3: MSRISLIVCIFLICGVTAKPYKPWNQLTHEAFLDTVMSVDATGKMSWRVEVEPPEDMDETQHDIDPSMMIWKKMTGTGQEKQPLKPEEDLDELYHPSVADLLKVQTHNLDALPAADIQSEPSQKNANSEYNLVPEEDRDDIDHPVFSNVAFEEPEQDWDEIYRKANKELDAYLAPLVAEHKSGAEFRAPDLAQYHHYELLRREVRVHLQPEEDMDDLYHLDFQQPIPRHDDAKAAAPVDQPSQRKYSEPEEDLDDLHHL